A stretch of Arthrobacter sp. NEB 688 DNA encodes these proteins:
- a CDS encoding transglutaminaseTgpA domain-containing protein, with protein sequence MTDQQPAGPAQPSLATALRGGRKRAPRRRDADAPSVWRRLVPGRDALVDLVFALVLGSIALLGMRTGFLGVEWVVAAWSGLVLGLLVGHVAGTLRWMALTTFAVLVAVYFLLGGPLAVRDNLVAGFVPTGQTFVDLATWAVTGWKKWLTLLPPVDARGPVLALPWLAGLLGGATTLGFARRWANVPLTAVAPLALLAASIALGTTQPAALLVQGVGFAAVLVAWLVVRAHRTRPPVQNGAGRGVRFATAGVLAVVALVAGTFAGPLLPGTSAAATREVVRERLVPPFDVSQFASPLPGYRQYTEPNDAKLYDEVVLRVSGLPAGTPVRFATLDRYDGLVWGAADRTADGTPFQQVGSRIAPSGADGREVDVDVTVPDGGYSGVWLPTVGDPTRIEFSGPRARDLADALWLNTATDTAVVQAGLLGGDTYRMSALVPPAPATTLPEDLDVRTGASTAVDTDFLDAKIDALTSRADGGPWSKLRAFATAMRTEGTYTDGGTPNSFEKVYLPGHAVSRLTRFAGSSKLAGNDEQYAATLALVGQRLGIPSRVVMGGIPQAGGEVRGKDVHAWVEVQLDDGTWFPMGYQSFVPSRDKTPSEQQLKTEEQKVGAQVPPPAGVSPPSVLQGPDQAQNATDVTKRKKNPFDVTAWPLWLQILAAVVALLLLAALYVGVLRLLKARRRRRHASLGPVPGRAAWVWRDLVAESRSLGVPVPRGVTRREQAHDIDAAVALRSAPESAPGEPAAYAVADDLVPVSAVAASVDAVVFGPGEGDPEATTALHAQAEAARTTMRSGLSRWARLRSDADPRPLWVQRERTAPRPRWWRRLRLPSLPRRRGGQDPTPA encoded by the coding sequence ATGACCGACCAGCAGCCCGCCGGCCCGGCGCAGCCCAGCCTCGCGACCGCCCTGCGCGGTGGCCGGAAGCGGGCTCCCCGCCGCCGCGACGCCGACGCGCCCTCGGTGTGGCGGCGCCTGGTCCCCGGCCGTGACGCGCTCGTCGACCTCGTCTTCGCGCTCGTGCTCGGCAGCATCGCCCTGCTCGGGATGCGCACCGGCTTCCTCGGCGTCGAGTGGGTCGTCGCGGCGTGGTCCGGCCTCGTGCTCGGCCTGCTCGTCGGGCACGTCGCCGGCACGTTGCGCTGGATGGCGCTGACCACCTTCGCGGTGCTCGTCGCCGTGTACTTCCTCCTCGGCGGTCCGCTCGCCGTGCGCGACAACCTCGTCGCCGGGTTCGTCCCGACCGGGCAGACGTTCGTCGACCTCGCGACCTGGGCGGTCACCGGCTGGAAGAAGTGGCTGACGCTCCTGCCGCCGGTCGACGCCCGCGGTCCGGTGCTCGCGCTGCCGTGGCTCGCCGGCCTCCTCGGCGGCGCGACGACGCTCGGGTTCGCCCGCCGCTGGGCCAACGTGCCGCTCACCGCGGTGGCGCCACTGGCGCTGCTCGCGGCCTCGATCGCCCTCGGGACGACGCAGCCCGCGGCCCTGCTCGTACAGGGGGTCGGCTTCGCCGCCGTCCTCGTCGCCTGGCTCGTCGTCCGCGCCCACCGCACCCGCCCGCCGGTGCAGAACGGCGCCGGCCGCGGCGTCCGGTTCGCGACGGCCGGCGTCCTCGCGGTCGTCGCGCTCGTCGCGGGGACCTTCGCCGGGCCGCTCCTGCCCGGCACCTCCGCCGCCGCGACCCGCGAGGTCGTGCGCGAGCGGCTCGTGCCGCCCTTCGACGTCTCGCAGTTCGCGAGCCCGCTGCCCGGCTACCGGCAGTACACCGAGCCGAACGACGCGAAGCTCTACGACGAGGTCGTCCTGCGGGTCAGCGGCCTGCCGGCCGGCACGCCCGTCCGCTTCGCCACGCTCGACCGCTACGACGGGCTCGTGTGGGGCGCCGCCGACCGCACCGCCGACGGCACCCCGTTCCAGCAGGTCGGCTCGCGCATCGCGCCGTCCGGCGCCGACGGGCGCGAGGTCGACGTCGACGTCACCGTCCCCGACGGCGGCTACTCCGGCGTCTGGCTGCCGACCGTCGGCGACCCGACCCGCATCGAGTTCTCCGGCCCGCGCGCCCGCGACCTCGCCGACGCCCTCTGGCTCAACACGGCCACCGACACCGCCGTCGTGCAGGCCGGCCTCCTCGGCGGCGACACCTACCGGATGTCCGCCCTCGTGCCCCCGGCGCCGGCGACGACCCTGCCGGAGGACCTCGACGTCCGCACCGGCGCCTCGACGGCCGTCGACACCGACTTCCTCGACGCCAAGATCGACGCGCTGACCAGCCGGGCCGACGGCGGCCCGTGGTCGAAGCTGCGCGCCTTCGCGACCGCGATGCGCACCGAGGGCACGTACACCGACGGTGGCACCCCGAACAGCTTCGAGAAGGTCTACCTGCCCGGGCACGCCGTCTCGCGGCTCACCCGGTTCGCGGGCTCGAGCAAGCTCGCCGGCAACGACGAGCAGTACGCGGCGACGCTCGCGCTCGTCGGCCAGCGGCTCGGCATCCCCAGCCGCGTCGTCATGGGCGGCATCCCGCAGGCCGGCGGCGAGGTCCGCGGCAAGGACGTCCACGCCTGGGTCGAGGTCCAGCTCGACGACGGCACGTGGTTCCCGATGGGCTACCAGTCCTTCGTGCCGAGCCGCGACAAGACGCCGAGCGAGCAGCAGCTGAAGACCGAGGAGCAGAAGGTCGGCGCCCAGGTGCCGCCGCCCGCCGGCGTCAGCCCGCCCTCGGTGCTCCAGGGCCCGGACCAGGCGCAGAACGCCACCGACGTCACCAAGCGCAAGAAGAACCCCTTCGACGTCACCGCCTGGCCGCTCTGGCTGCAGATCCTGGCCGCTGTCGTGGCACTGCTGCTGCTGGCCGCCCTCTACGTCGGGGTGCTGCGCCTGCTCAAGGCCCGGCGCCGCCGCCGGCACGCCTCGCTCGGGCCCGTGCCCGGCCGGGCGGCCTGGGTCTGGCGCGACCTCGTCGCCGAGTCGCGCTCGCTCGGGGTGCCGGTGCCCCGTGGCGTGACCCGCCGCGAGCAGGCGCACGACATCGACGCCGCGGTCGCCCTGCGCTCGGCGCCCGAGTCGGCCCCGGGCGAGCCCGCCGCGTACGCCGTCGCCGACGACCTCGTGCCGGTCAGCGCCGTCGCGGCGTCGGTCGACGCCGTCGTCTTCGGCCCCGGCGAGGGCGACCCGGAGGCGACGACGGCCCTGCACGCGCAGGCCGAGGCGGCCCGCACGACGATGCGCTCGGGGCTGAGCCGCTGGGCGCGGCTGCGCTCCGACGCCGACCCGCGCCCCCTCTGGGTGCAGCGCGAGCGCACCGCCCCGCGCCCCCGGTGGTGGCGCCGGCTGCGCCTGCCGAGCCTGCCCCGGCGGCGCGGCGGCCAGGACCCGACCCCGGCCTGA
- a CDS encoding LuxR C-terminal-related transcriptional regulator has product MVVAGLRHTLPTLLPQAEIGPVEPTVFRLLEQRQPVDVILLDVELPDATDTAADVTFLTQRGVAVLLFSEYRAPHLVAKALEAGACGVVSKCADLPVLAAALVEVAAGRTSTSPDWARLLEDDDTWRVPDLTPRETEVVRHYAAGLKLGSVARRLNVSEDTTRTYLLRARAKYDTVGRPAPTKTDLYIRAVEDGILPVPGTLAHPGRRREFKAS; this is encoded by the coding sequence GTGGTGGTCGCGGGGCTGCGGCACACCCTGCCGACGCTGCTCCCGCAGGCCGAGATCGGGCCGGTCGAGCCGACCGTCTTCCGGCTCCTGGAGCAGCGGCAGCCCGTCGACGTCATCCTCCTCGACGTCGAGCTCCCCGACGCCACGGACACCGCCGCCGACGTCACCTTCCTCACGCAGCGGGGGGTCGCGGTGCTCCTGTTCAGCGAGTACCGGGCGCCGCACCTCGTGGCCAAGGCGCTCGAGGCCGGGGCCTGCGGCGTGGTCTCGAAGTGCGCCGACCTCCCGGTGCTCGCCGCGGCCCTCGTCGAGGTCGCCGCGGGCCGCACGTCGACGTCCCCGGACTGGGCGCGGCTGCTCGAGGACGACGACACCTGGCGCGTCCCGGACCTCACGCCCCGCGAGACCGAGGTGGTGCGCCACTACGCCGCGGGCCTCAAGCTCGGGTCGGTGGCCCGCCGCCTCAACGTCTCCGAGGACACCACCCGCACCTACCTCCTGCGAGCCCGCGCCAAGTACGACACGGTCGGTCGCCCCGCCCCGACCAAGACCGACCTCTACATCCGGGCGGTCGAGGACGGCATCCTCCCCGTGCCGGGCACCCTCGCCCACCCCGGCCGACGCCGGGAGTTCAAGGCCTCCTGA